Part of the Vibrio sp. SCSIO 43137 genome, CAGCAGGCTTATCAGTAAACACCTCCATACTAACCGCTCCGTCTTCCGTTATTACTTTGGCAATATAGTCGCCAGCATCGACAGTTTCCGGATTCAGCAAGAAAGAGTGATCATAACCGCTGACATTGCGTTGCTGCTCATCGGACATTAGATCCTTTGCAATCGCTTTAGCAGTACGAAAATCGAAACTGGTGCCCGAGACCTCTTCCAACCCGCCGAGCGGAATACCGTTCTCGTTGGTCGGCAGATAGTAATCGGCCTTAATCTCAAGTTGATGGGACAGACAGTCGGTCTGAGAATCTTCCCCCATCAGATTAAAATAAGCGTGATTAGTCAGATTACAAGGAGTCGCTTTATCAGTACTACCCTGATAGCGGATAATCACTTCATTCTGCTCTGACAAGGTATAACGAACCTTAACCTTAAGGTTACCGGGGAAGCCTTGATCGCCATGAGGCGAGTAATGGCAGAACTCTACAAAGTTTTCACCCTGACTATCCACTCTCCAGCGATATTTATCAAACCCCTTTACGCCGCCATGCAGAGTATTTCCGGCATGATTAACCTCTAGCTGATACTGCTCACCATCCAGTTCAAACTGTCCGCCGGTAATCCGGTTAGCATAACGGCCTGCTGTAACGCCCATGTAAGCTTTCATACTGCTAAAGTCTTCCATGTCGGATGTGCCCAGCAGTACTTCTCTTTCTTCTCCGTTAACCGGCAGAGTACAGCTTAACCAGGTTGCACCGATATCCATCAGAGTGACGGACATGCCTTGGCTGTTAACCAACCTGAATAATCTGGCAGGCTGGCCGTCAAAGGCCACCTGCTCAGTCATTGTTTCCAGTAAACTTGTTGCCATAACGGCTCCCTACTTTAGCCCGGGCTCAGGTTACTTGACCAAGCCGGCACCATCTTTTGCTTTGCAGATATAGATGGACTCTTTTAGTCCAGTTGCAGCCTGATAGCCTTCCTCTACTGCCTTGATTACGTTATCAACCAGTGATGGCGGAACCAGAGAAACAATACAGCCACCAAAGCCGCCGCCGGTCATACGTACACCGCCTTCATTTCCGATAACCTCTTTTACCATATCCACCAGGGTATCGACTTCCTTAACGGTAATTTCAAAGTCATCACGCATAGAGGCATGAGACTGAGCCATCAGCTCGCCCATACGTTTAATATCACCACGGCTGAGTGCCAGCGCAGCTTCTTCCGTACGGTCATTTTCAGTAATAACGTGGCGGGCACGTTTAGCCACCAGCTCGCTCAACTCACTTTCACGGGCAGTAAATTGTTCAATGGAAACATCACGCAGTGCCTTAACACCAAAAATACGTGCGGCTTCTTCACACTGTTCACGACGGGTGTTGTATTCGCTATCTACCAATCCACGCTTCTTGTTCGAGTTGATGATCATTACCACCATATCGTCAGGCATAGAGACGGCTTTAGTTTCAAGACTTCTGCAATCTATCAGCAAGGCATGGTTTTCTTTGCCTTCTGCAGAAATCAGCTGGTCCATAATGCCGCAGTTACAACCAACAAACTCGTTCTCTGCCTGCTGGCCATTCAGGGCAACTTCTGCCTGAGAAATATCAAGCTGGTAAAGCTCTTTAAAGGTCTGACCGATAACCACTTCCAGCGCTGCAGAAGAGCTTAGCCCGGCTCCCTGAGGAACGTTGCCGCTGACAGAGATATCTGCACCATTAAAACGATAACCACGCTCCAACAGACATTTAACCACACCGCGGATATAGTTTGCCCACATACGATCCGGCTGAAACTCAATCGGCTGAGTAAGATCAAACTCATCAACTTCGTTGCCATAATCAACGGCGATTACCCGCACTATACTGTCATCACGCTTCGCCGCAGCAACTAGGGTCTGGTAATCGATAGCACACGGAAGCACAAAGCCGTCGTTATAGTCGGTATGCTCACCAATAAGGTTCACCCGTCCCGGCGCCTGAATTTCATGGCTGGCCTGATAGCCAAACACCTGACTAAAGGCTGCATTTACACTGTCTGTTAAAGTCATCATTGTCATATCTCTTCTATCTTTTGCGGCCCGCGCCAATAAAGCGCAGGCCTTAAATAGCGTTACTTCTGTTCTTTATAGTGCACGTCACTAAGGTCTCTTAGCCTTTGTGCTGCCTGCTCTGCTGTCAGATCACGCTGTGATTCAGCCAGCATTTCATAACCCACCATAAACTTACGCACCGTGGCGGAACGAAGTAGAGGCGGATAGAACAAGGCATGTAGCTGCCAGTGATCCGTATCCGTGCCTTCTTCAAAGAAAGGCGCATAGTGCCAGCCCATTGAATAAGGGAAAGAGCACTGGAACAGATTGTCGTAGCGGCTAGTCAGCTTTTTAATCGCCAGTGCAAGGTCATCACGCTGCTCGGAAGAGAGCTCACTTAGTCTGCGGATATGTGTCTTAGGCAACAACATGGTTTCAAACGGCCATGCCGCCCAGTAAGGAACAACGGCCAGCCAGTGTTCTGTTTCCACCACAGTACGCTCACCATCTTTCATTTCCGCCTGAGCATAGTCCAGCAGCAAGTTACTGCCGTATTGCTGGTAATAAGCTTTCAGGTGCTGCTCTTTTCGCTCGATTTCATTTGGCAAAAAGCTGTTGGCCCAAATCTGACCGTGTGGGTGAGGCTGAGAGCAGCCCATGGTTTCACCTTTGTTTTCAAAAGCCTGTACCCAGATAAAGTCTTTACCCAGCTCTTCGATCTGTTCATCCCATGTATCAACAACGGCACGAATTTTATCGACCGGCAGTTCAGGAAGCGTTTTGCTGTGATCAGGTGAAAAACAGATCACCCGGCTAAGGCCGCGTACACCTTGCACTTTAAACAGAGGATTGTCTGACTGAGGAGCATCCGGAGAATCAACCATCAGTGCAGCAAAGTCATTTGCAAACACATAAGTCCCTTTGTAGTCCGGGTTTTTATCACCGGAAACCCGGCTGTTACCCGCACAAAGAAAACAGTTTTCATCATAAGCAGGCAGCTGTTCCGTTGCCGGCTTTTCGTCCTGACCACTCCATGGGCGTTTAGCCCTGTGAGGTGAGACTAAAATCCACTGTCCTGTCAGCGGGTTATAACGACGATGAGGATGATCTACAGGATTAAATTTCATATCAGACATACTAGTTCTCAATAAGATAGATTTTCCGGCCGCCGGGCTGGCAGCCGGAGGAATTAGTACCCTTTAGGATTTTTTGACTGCCAGTGCCAAGTATCAGCGGTCATCTCTTTTACGCTGCGGGTCGCTTTCCAGCCCAGCTCTTTCTCGGCCTTCTCGGTACTTGCCCAGCACTCGGCAATATCGCCCGGACGGCGTGGACAAATCTCATAAGCCACCGGTTTACCGCAGGAGTCAGAGAACGCCTGTACCATTTCAAGAACACTGGAACCTTTGCCCGTACCTAAGTTATAGATATGCAGTCCGGCTTTCTCACCAACAGCGTTAAGGGCAGCAATATGGCCGTCAGCCAGATCCATAACATGGATATAGTCGCGTACACCTGTTCCGTCGGGAGTCGGATAATCGTCTCCAAACACCGATAATTTTTCCCGTCTTCCGACAGCAACCTGAGCAATAAACGGCATCAGATTATTCGGGATACCCTGAGGGTCTTCTCCCATTGTTCCTGAAGGATGAGCACCTACAGGGTTAAAATAACGCAGCAGAGTAATGCTCCAGTCCGGCTGAGCTTCAAAGAAGTCACTCAGTACACCTTCCACCATATATTTACTACGGCCGTACGGGTTTGTGGTGGCACCAACCGGTGAGTCTTCTGTAATAGGCACCACTTCCGGATCGCCGTAAACCGTCGCAGAAGAACTAAACACGATACTTTTAACTCCGGCTTTACGCATAGCACGGACCAGTACCAGTGAGCCGTTTACATTGTTGTCGTAATACTCCAGAGGCTTGGCGACAGATTCACCAACCGCCTTAAGACCGGCAAAGTGAATAACGGAAGAGATGCTGTGTTCGCTGAAAATGCTATCCAGCAGAGATTCATCACGAATATCTCCCTGATAAAACACCGGACGGGATCCACTTAATGCTTCGATTCTGTCCAGTACCTCAGTTTTACTGTTACTCAGGTTGTCTACAATAATGGGCTCAATACCGGCTTCCAGCATTTGTACACATGTATGGCTGCCTATGTAGCCCATTCCGCCTGTCACTAAAACTTTCACATTCGCCTCTCTTCGCATGACTTGCATGCAATTGGTTTAATCTATAACTGCTGCTTTATAGAACAGTATGAAGTTTAGAGTCTATCCGTTCGATATGCTGTGATCAAAATCAAAGTTGTGTAAACGTTTCCACAAAAAATCACATTTAGCCTTAATTGATAATAATGCGGTTAAAACAATAACTAACAAAACACTTGCTGGACTTAGGCTTGAAAAGAAAAGAAAAATGATGCTGTTAAGTGTAACGGTTTTCCTTATAACCCCTGTTTTAACTTTCACTTAATCAGCCGGCATGCCGTTTATAAGCAGCCGGCTGAGTGACTAATTTCTGCTAATCGTTACTCACAGCAAAACTAAGCTGGTAGCGATAACATTTTTGCTCAACAAGAAACTCCTTATGAACACTCGGGCTCCATGAGTCGTCTCCGCCAACGCCCATATGCTGATGATCTAAGCGCAAATACAGATGTGGCTGTTCCGTCAGCTCTACCGGATGCTTAGCTTGTGCCAGTTGCTGCTGAGAATAGCGGCTGACAGAGAAATGGAAATCTCCCTTAACCGCTAGCTTTCCGGCTTGCAGGTTTGTGGTATGACATCTCAGACCGTTATCTGTCGGGAATATATAAGGGGTAAACAATTCATTCACTGAGCTTTGATAGTAACCAACCCTTGCAGCCGATAGCCTGTCCGGATAGTTCTCCCATGGGCCGAGACCATACCAGGCAACACTGTCACCCAGAGAAGCACTCACTGCCATCTCGACACCGATACGCGGCATAGGCGGCAACTGTTCACTTAACTTCACTTCAACATCCAGAGTGACCTTGCCAGATTGATCCAGCCTATAGCGCCATTCCGTTATCGCCATCAACTGTTCACCATAGCGGTAGGCAAAACGGCTACACAGCACTACTTCATCACCACGATGTGAAGCAATGCAACTAAGCAGCTCTTTCTCCCAGCTTCCCAATCCAACAGACTGCCAGCGGGTCACCCAGGCATTAGGATCGACAAAATCAGCCTCACTGGTGCCGATATCGTTATCCAATGGTGCACGATAGAAGTTATCTCTCAGTGGTTCTGAAAGCAAAGATTCACCATCGCTGCGCCACTGCGACAGCTCTCCGGTCAGTTTAGACCAGCACCACTGCTGCTGCCCCAGAGTAACCAGCCATTGCTGTGGCTCTTCCCTAAGCTCTATCTCTGCCAGCTTCCGACACCCTTTATCAATAACAAGGCTGGCTGGGTTATCAACCTTAAATTGCTCAGTGGCGACAACATGCCCTTTCTCTGCCCACGCTGTATCTTGTTGCAGTTTTACATCCAGATTCAGGTAGTAGTCACAACCCGCTTTTAACGCATAGTTACACTGAATCGCCCACATCTGCTCTGAATCTGCACTCAATGGTAATGTATCGGCATCCATTGCTACCGGCATACCATCTTCAAGTAGAGTCCAGACAAAGGATTCATTATCACTGCTGCGGAATAGCTGTTCATTGGTTACCGAAACCTGCCAGCTCACAGAGTCTGATTTCTGCTCACAGGTAACCTGCTTAAACTGATACGGCTGCTGACAATATTTCACTTCCATCAGGGTCGGGTGCGGCGTTCTGTCAGGAAAGATCAAGCCATTGATGCAGAACTGGCGATCATTTTGCTTATCATTAAAGTCACCGCCGTAGCCCCAATAGCTCTCGCCTTCGGGAGTGGTTTTGCTTATTCCCTGATCTACCCAGTCCCAGATAAAGCCGCCCTGCAGTCGCGGATACTGACGGAATGCCTGCCAGTACTTATCAAAACTGCCTAAGCTGTTACCCATGGCATGGGCGTACTCACACAGAATCAGAGGCCTGTTTTCATCTGGCATACTGATCCACTTTTTAATCGCCCATTTAGGCACCGCAGGAAACGGCTGGTCCTGATCCACTCTGGAATACATAGGACAGATGATATCTGTTGCCGCTGAATCGGCACCGCCCCCTTCATACTGCACAGGGCGGGAAGGGTCACGATCCTTAGCCCATGCATACATAGCATTATGGTTACTACCCTGCCCCGACTCATTACCCAGCGACCAGATAATCACGCTGGGGTGGTTTTTATCCCTTTCCACCAGCTTGGTAAAACGCATCATATAGGCGGCGGCCCACTGAGGATCGGCCGATAAACGTTCCATAGGGAACATGCCATGAGTTTCAATATTCGCCTCATCCACCAGATAAAGTCCGTATTGATCACAAAGTTCATACCAACGGGGATGATTGGGATAATGAGCAGTTCGCACCGCATTAAAATTTGACTGCTTCAGTAAACGAATATCAGCCAGCATGCTCTCTTCATCAATAGCATGGCCTTTTAGCGGATCGTGCTCATGGCGGTTTACCCCTTTAATTAACAAGGGTTTTCCGTTAAGCATCAGTTGGCCGGACTTTATTTCAACCTGACGGAAACCAACGTCATAGGCCTCTATATCCACCACCTTATTTTCAGCGTCACGCAAGGTAATTACGCAACGGTAAAGATTTGGTGACTCTGCACTCCAGAGCTTAGGCCGTTCAATACCGAGGGAGAGGAACACCTTATCGTCCCAGCCCCCTTTCTCATCAACAATACGGTTCTGAACAGAGGCACTGGCCAGTTCGGTTACCGGCGTCAAGCCGTCGAACAGCTGTATCTGAACCTTATGCTCAGCCGTTGCCTGAATGGTCACTTCAGCACTCAATTTGCCATCACGGTAACAGGCATCCAGTTGCGGAGTAACAAAGACATCAAGGATCTGATGATGGGGTTTAGAGAGCAAGGTTACATCACGGAAAATACCACTCAGCCACCACATATCCTGATCTTCCAGATAACTGCCGTCACTCCAGCGCAGCACCATTACCGACAGGCTGTTTTCTCCCGCTTGTACAAAATCAGACAGATCAAATTCTGCCGGTAACCGGCTGTCCTGAGAGTAGCCGACCCAACGGCCGTTACACCAGAGATGAAATGCTGAGTTTACTCCGTCAAAGATAATGCGCGTCTGCTGCTCAAGTTCCGCCTGACTCACCTCGAAACGGGTGCGGTAACATCCCGTTGGGTTATCTTTAGGTACATAGGGAGGATTGACCTCAAAAGGGTATTTGATATTGGCATAAATAGGGTTATCAACTTTCCCGTCACCAAGCTGATTAAGAGATTCTCCCTGAAGTTGCCAGTTAGAAGGGACCTCTATTTTATGCCAGTGGCTATCATCAAATCCGGGCTGAATAAATTCCGCCGGCACCACTTCCGGCTGTGGGTATAAAAAAAAGTTCCAGACACCGTTCAGGCTCACCCGGGAAGAGTTCTCCCCCTTCAAGGCGTGCTCCTGAGTAACATAATGGTTCAGCGGGCTATGTCCTGCCAGTTGGTTATGCTGAAATGCCAGCGGGTTTTCCCAGTCACGACGGGCAATTACAGATTCAAAACTTGTCATAGAGGTTACTCCTTATACCGCTGTTATATAAATAAGCATGGCGGTTTCCGGATCTTGTACCGGCATAGCTAATCCAACTTCATTCAGTAATTCACCACTGAGCTCGCACTCCTCTTCCATCCATTGCGGCAGTTTTTTCATCAGAGATTTACTCGACTCAGGAAATTCAACCACCTTAACCCGGTAGCGCCGGTCATTTTGCAGGTAACTTAGTTTTACCGGCTCAGGCAAGGCAAAGTCAGGCATACGCAACTGGCATACGGTCAGCAACATTTCATGGTCATTTTTCACACCATACACATTTCTGCTGCCATCATGGCTATCAAGATAAAACTGCTCACCAGAGTGAAGCAGATCCCGGTAACTTTTATGCAGCCCGATATAGCGGGAGAAACGTTCCAGCTCCTGCGGGCTCTCCTTAACCGGATCCAGTTCTACTCCCATATGGCCGCCCAGAGCCGTGATACCTCTCAGGTTAATATGGTGTTTACGCCGTGTAGTATGGCTCTCATAAGGACCGATATGGGCACCGGTCACTTCCGGCGGGAAGAAGGTACTCATCCCTTTCTGAATGGTTTGTCTTTCCAGGGCGTCGTTACAATCTGAAGTCCAGAATCGCTGAGTCCGCTTAAGTACTTCAAAATCTATCCGGCCACCACCAGACGCACAGGATTCAATCTCCACCAGAGGGTGTTTCTCTGACAGCTTATCAATCAACTGGTAGTAAGCTTT contains:
- the galK gene encoding galactokinase, whose translation is MMTLTDSVNAAFSQVFGYQASHEIQAPGRVNLIGEHTDYNDGFVLPCAIDYQTLVAAAKRDDSIVRVIAVDYGNEVDEFDLTQPIEFQPDRMWANYIRGVVKCLLERGYRFNGADISVSGNVPQGAGLSSSAALEVVIGQTFKELYQLDISQAEVALNGQQAENEFVGCNCGIMDQLISAEGKENHALLIDCRSLETKAVSMPDDMVVMIINSNKKRGLVDSEYNTRREQCEEAARIFGVKALRDVSIEQFTARESELSELVAKRARHVITENDRTEEAALALSRGDIKRMGELMAQSHASMRDDFEITVKEVDTLVDMVKEVIGNEGGVRMTGGGFGGCIVSLVPPSLVDNVIKAVEEGYQAATGLKESIYICKAKDGAGLVK
- a CDS encoding UDP-glucose--hexose-1-phosphate uridylyltransferase; its protein translation is MSDMKFNPVDHPHRRYNPLTGQWILVSPHRAKRPWSGQDEKPATEQLPAYDENCFLCAGNSRVSGDKNPDYKGTYVFANDFAALMVDSPDAPQSDNPLFKVQGVRGLSRVICFSPDHSKTLPELPVDKIRAVVDTWDEQIEELGKDFIWVQAFENKGETMGCSQPHPHGQIWANSFLPNEIERKEQHLKAYYQQYGSNLLLDYAQAEMKDGERTVVETEHWLAVVPYWAAWPFETMLLPKTHIRRLSELSSEQRDDLALAIKKLTSRYDNLFQCSFPYSMGWHYAPFFEEGTDTDHWQLHALFYPPLLRSATVRKFMVGYEMLAESQRDLTAEQAAQRLRDLSDVHYKEQK
- the galE gene encoding UDP-glucose 4-epimerase GalE, which encodes MKVLVTGGMGYIGSHTCVQMLEAGIEPIIVDNLSNSKTEVLDRIEALSGSRPVFYQGDIRDESLLDSIFSEHSISSVIHFAGLKAVGESVAKPLEYYDNNVNGSLVLVRAMRKAGVKSIVFSSSATVYGDPEVVPITEDSPVGATTNPYGRSKYMVEGVLSDFFEAQPDWSITLLRYFNPVGAHPSGTMGEDPQGIPNNLMPFIAQVAVGRREKLSVFGDDYPTPDGTGVRDYIHVMDLADGHIAALNAVGEKAGLHIYNLGTGKGSSVLEMVQAFSDSCGKPVAYEICPRRPGDIAECWASTEKAEKELGWKATRSVKEMTADTWHWQSKNPKGY
- a CDS encoding beta-galactosidase: MTSFESVIARRDWENPLAFQHNQLAGHSPLNHYVTQEHALKGENSSRVSLNGVWNFFLYPQPEVVPAEFIQPGFDDSHWHKIEVPSNWQLQGESLNQLGDGKVDNPIYANIKYPFEVNPPYVPKDNPTGCYRTRFEVSQAELEQQTRIIFDGVNSAFHLWCNGRWVGYSQDSRLPAEFDLSDFVQAGENSLSVMVLRWSDGSYLEDQDMWWLSGIFRDVTLLSKPHHQILDVFVTPQLDACYRDGKLSAEVTIQATAEHKVQIQLFDGLTPVTELASASVQNRIVDEKGGWDDKVFLSLGIERPKLWSAESPNLYRCVITLRDAENKVVDIEAYDVGFRQVEIKSGQLMLNGKPLLIKGVNRHEHDPLKGHAIDEESMLADIRLLKQSNFNAVRTAHYPNHPRWYELCDQYGLYLVDEANIETHGMFPMERLSADPQWAAAYMMRFTKLVERDKNHPSVIIWSLGNESGQGSNHNAMYAWAKDRDPSRPVQYEGGGADSAATDIICPMYSRVDQDQPFPAVPKWAIKKWISMPDENRPLILCEYAHAMGNSLGSFDKYWQAFRQYPRLQGGFIWDWVDQGISKTTPEGESYWGYGGDFNDKQNDRQFCINGLIFPDRTPHPTLMEVKYCQQPYQFKQVTCEQKSDSVSWQVSVTNEQLFRSSDNESFVWTLLEDGMPVAMDADTLPLSADSEQMWAIQCNYALKAGCDYYLNLDVKLQQDTAWAEKGHVVATEQFKVDNPASLVIDKGCRKLAEIELREEPQQWLVTLGQQQWCWSKLTGELSQWRSDGESLLSEPLRDNFYRAPLDNDIGTSEADFVDPNAWVTRWQSVGLGSWEKELLSCIASHRGDEVVLCSRFAYRYGEQLMAITEWRYRLDQSGKVTLDVEVKLSEQLPPMPRIGVEMAVSASLGDSVAWYGLGPWENYPDRLSAARVGYYQSSVNELFTPYIFPTDNGLRCHTTNLQAGKLAVKGDFHFSVSRYSQQQLAQAKHPVELTEQPHLYLRLDHQHMGVGGDDSWSPSVHKEFLVEQKCYRYQLSFAVSND
- the galM gene encoding galactose-1-epimerase, yielding MATSLLETMTEQVAFDGQPARLFRLVNSQGMSVTLMDIGATWLSCTLPVNGEEREVLLGTSDMEDFSSMKAYMGVTAGRYANRITGGQFELDGEQYQLEVNHAGNTLHGGVKGFDKYRWRVDSQGENFVEFCHYSPHGDQGFPGNLKVKVRYTLSEQNEVIIRYQGSTDKATPCNLTNHAYFNLMGEDSQTDCLSHQLEIKADYYLPTNENGIPLGGLEEVSGTSFDFRTAKAIAKDLMSDEQQRNVSGYDHSFLLNPETVDAGDYIAKVITEDGAVSMEVFTDKPAVQLYSGNWMQGEPNRRGEMYQNYAGLALETQFLPDSPNHPEWPQASCILLPGEKYHSQTSYKFEF